DNA from Thermococcus bergensis:
TGTGTCTGCCTCGTTTAAATTCACAACGGGATTATCACTATCCAAAATCACAACATAAGTTCCGTTTTTATACCCTATTAAAAGCTGCGGGGTCCCCTCCATAGAGAAGGCCTTCGTAAGGAAGTAGTCATCATTTAGATATTTGAACGTGAAGTACTCGGTAGCCTTCGCGCCAGGCCCTTGGGCGTAAACTTGGGAAATTGCATTGGAAATGGTGTTCGCGAACAGCTTTGCCTCCTCACTAACCTGAATTCTCAACATATCTGAAGACTGCTCACTTGAGAAAGTTATATTTCTAACCGAGAAGGTTAGAAGTACTACAAACAGCACGAAGATAAAAAGAAACTCAAGCGAAATTTGGCCTTTTTTCATTTCTCTCACACTCACTAATAATAAACGTCGCTAAGTTATTTAACACTTTCTTTATTCTCCCCTGTTACAACCGCAAAAACATTCCCCCCGAGCTTTTTAATTGAGACTCCAAAGTAGTCATTGTTGAAAATCTTAAACTTATACTGCTCTGCATTTAGCTTGTGCTTCTTTAAAAGCTCCTTCAGTTCATCAATGAAAAGCTGGGTGAGCTGGTAATAGCTTATATCTAAGGAGTGCTTTTTGTAGTCAAGTAAGAACAGCACGAGTGGAAGAGTGCTTAAAGGTATAAGGAACCAAGGCTCAGAGTAGAGTACTGTAAGAGCAATTCCCAAAGCTATGGAAATGCCAATCAAAGCCAAGCCAAGCCTGAAGGTGTTTTTAACCCTCTTCATATCTTTAACTTTGTTCTCCCAGATCGTAAGAAGGGAAGGGTTGTAAAAGTCAAATGCCGTGTGCCTTTTTCCTTTTGCGACTCTCTGTCTTATTAAATCGTCCCAATCGTCTTCGTAGTATATCACTTCTCCCCTGTTCCTTGCCCTCTCGGCATCTATTGAGGAGATTATCCTTACCATATCCTCCGCACTTTCCTTGGCTATATGCGCATAAACCTCGTTCTCATCGAGCTCCAAAGCCACTTCAACCGAGTCTTTCATCTGCCTCACCCGGGTAAATGTCATCAAAGTCCGGCAATCCGGTTAAAAGTTCCTTTTTCTTTGTTTCGGCTTCTTCTTTTGCTTTCATGAATGCATGGGCGTATTTTTTGGCAGTAACCACTATATCTTCTATGCTCTTGCTCTCGTATATACCGCTCAAAAGTGTCACAACTTCTATCTCCTTCTCCCTTGGATCCGGATAAAAGCCCCGGAAAATTTGCTTGCCCTTTATCTTCCTTGTTAGATATTCAAGGGCTTCAAAGATGTCCTTTGCCTTTAGGAGCTCTGGTGGGCCATGGATGGCGACCAATCCATAAAGGGCCGACTCTATGTTGGCCTCGAGGTAAAGCCCTTCGTTTTCAAAGGACTTCAAGATTAGGCGAGAGATGTTTTTAACTTTATTAGCCTCAGCTTTCGCATAGCCCACTGTGGCAAAGCTTCCAAAGGCATTGAGAACGAACTTTAAGTCACTTGCGTCAAGCGTCTGTTCACCGGGAACGTCTATTAAAGCCAAAAGGGAGGCTATTCTCTCAACTATCGTGTAGTTTATCTTTTCATAAGCTTTGGATATGTCCTCGGCACTTTCCTTCAGCTTGTTGTTGTCTATCGCTATTATCGAGTCCACTACCTTAGAGAGCTTGTCTATGGTTATTGCCGCGTTTATTGTGGGCCGTATGCCCTCTTCCTTCAAGGGCAGGGCCCCTATGGCCACTACAAGGGACTCAGGGTATTCCTCTTTTAGCGCTTCTGCCAGAACCGGCGCTCCTCCTGCCCCGGTTCCTCCCCCGAAGCCAAATGTTAGGAAGAAGATATCAACGTCACTGTAGCCGACCATTGAGCTTATCTTTTTCATCACCAGTGGAAGGTCCCTTTTAATGGCTTCTCTTCCCAGCACCGGATTGGCGTTTACTCCCTTTCCCCCTGTTAGGCTTTCGCCAACGAGTATCCTCCTGTCCTCTGGGATGTGCTTTAGGTAATCGAGGTCACTTTTGGAAGTATTTATAGCCAGCGCTTCAAAGTTAACAAGGGCAAATAGGTCAGCTATCTTTGTTCCACACTGACCGACTCCAATGATTAAAGCCCTCACAGCAATTTCACCTCACGAACTCCGCTTCCAGTTCTTCAAGCTCAACAATGCCGTTTTGATTTTTGTCTTCATATGTAACGACGCAGGCAACACCATTAAGATATTTGACTATGTTGGAGGTGAAGAAGACCTTTACAGCACTGTCCAAACCTCTTGGATATAAGACAAAGAGCAGGTATCCCGTACCCGTCTTTCCTGGAGCTATTATCATGGTACTGTCTCTCTTATAGTCCTTTCCATTCAGATAGACGTTTTCCTCATCCACCTTAAGCTCGATATACGGGTTGTATTTAGAGAGGTCAAACTCTGCAAGATCAGCCAGCACAATATAGTTGCCCTCACCAAGTTCTTTAAACCCCTCAGCTGTCATGTTGGTCTCAAATAACATGTTAAGGGAATCCCTTACTGAAAGTGCAACCTTTTCTCGCCCAAATGTGTACAATATCTTAAAGTTCCCCTCTGGAAGTGCCCTTATAACTTCATAGAGATTCACGGGTTTTGGCAGCTCTTCGAAAGTTGAGAAATAGAGGGCAGCAAGAGCCGAATCGACGACACTGCTTCCCCAGAGGTTATTCCTCTTTTTAGGTAAGAGCCATTGGAGGGTCTCCTGGCGATAGTCAATGCCAAACGCGTGAAGGACTTCCGTAGCACGTATAGTAAGCTCCACAGTCGGTGCCCCTTGGTACATTAGAACTCCGGCTATGTAACTTCTCCTGATGTTTGGCCACCCCCCGTCCTCAGTCCTTTGGCTGAGAAGCCAGTTCAGGTGTTTTTCGACATCATCTTTTGTTACTAGAGGTTCCAAAGCTTCAAGCACTTCAACTGTAGTCGAGACTTCTGAGGGGAAGAATCGTGTAAAGTATTTGGTCATTACTACCGTCCCCCACC
Protein-coding regions in this window:
- a CDS encoding class III signal peptide-containing protein, which gives rise to MKKGQISLEFLFIFVLFVVLLTFSVRNITFSSEQSSDMLRIQVSEEAKLFANTISNAISQVYAQGPGAKATEYFTFKYLNDDYFLTKAFSMEGTPQLLIGYKNGTYVVILDSDNPVVNLNEADTAKKNYFWSRSLYAVDLSNNASIYAPNNTIGDYAGVFVNATDLPSTLRIIVEWNPDKNETWVFNSTSEELKINLNLGG
- a CDS encoding FtsZ/tubulin family protein yields the protein MRALIIGVGQCGTKIADLFALVNFEALAINTSKSDLDYLKHIPEDRRILVGESLTGGKGVNANPVLGREAIKRDLPLVMKKISSMVGYSDVDIFFLTFGFGGGTGAGGAPVLAEALKEEYPESLVVAIGALPLKEEGIRPTINAAITIDKLSKVVDSIIAIDNNKLKESAEDISKAYEKINYTIVERIASLLALIDVPGEQTLDASDLKFVLNAFGSFATVGYAKAEANKVKNISRLILKSFENEGLYLEANIESALYGLVAIHGPPELLKAKDIFEALEYLTRKIKGKQIFRGFYPDPREKEIEVVTLLSGIYESKSIEDIVVTAKKYAHAFMKAKEEAETKKKELLTGLPDFDDIYPGEADERLG